A segment of the Triticum urartu cultivar G1812 chromosome 1, Tu2.1, whole genome shotgun sequence genome:
CTTAGCTCGCATCACGGCCGCAATGATTACAAGGATCCCATCCACTATATCATCTGCAAGCTTTCTGACCACTTTAGAAGGGAGTGCCATCAAAACCCCCAAAAGTCACGGTTCCGGCCGCATTGCTAAAGAGCATCTCGTGCTAGTCTCGTTCCGGGCTCCGTTGCATCTGCGACTTCGTTTCCCTCCTCCAACTTCCCCACCACTGCTAGCTCTGGCCATGGATCCCTCCATCCAAATCGATCCCTCATGTCGCCTATGCTCAGCAACAAGGTGATCATGTCCACACCGCCCATGGagaacatcatcttcatcatacgCCACCATGCTATCGCCCTCGCCACGGTCTCACCGCACCTGATGCGCTTCACAGATTGTCACCCGGAAAATTTTCGGGTGCACTTTAACCTTCCCTCACCGCGACACCATTGTGAGGCAAGTCATGTTGTGGGTCGACACCAACAGCTTCCTTCTCAAGTCATGGCATAAAGAGGACGACGACACGGATCATAACTTCAAACTCCACGTGTGCGTGGTCATTGAAGATCTCCCTCAGCAGCTCTGATCTCTGCATGGGGCAAAGGAGGTGTTATGTGAGAAATGCAGAATGGAATGCCTCGATAGCGGGACTTAAGAGTGCGGCAACACAAAAACATATACTATATACttcctctgtaaagaaatataacaGCGTTTAGATCcctattttagtgatctaaatgctcttatattttttTAAGGAGTGATTATTTCTCAATTTGATGAATAATTCTTAGATAGTGTTTGATATTTCATTATCTTCTGAGACACTTCGTCACAAGTGTTTAAGAGTCAACCCTGAACTTCAAAACCATCTAAGTTACAACCACGAACTGTTAAATCATGTGAAGTGTAAACTCTGCGGTCTCCTCAAACTAGTTTTTCATGAGTTATAGCGGTTTTGGCCAGTTAACCACCTAGTCTGCTGCCACATCACTTAGTACAAATTTTTACAAAAAATGGTTCAAGAAAAATTTGAAAGCACTATGTAACACTACCATGGTGACATTTCTTGGAAAGTTTCAACCCTTTTTGCCATAAAAAATAAGATATAAGAAAAATACATATCCATCCCCCTTTTTTGATCAAATTTGACGAAAAAAGAAAGTGTCTAGAAAATTTTGAAACAAATCAATAAAATCAGCGCTACCATGGTGATAATTTTGGGAAAGTTTCAAACCATTTTCTAAACATATTCAACAAAATAGTGGATGTTGTGGCAGCTGACTAAGCAGTTGACAGGGCGACCAACTGGTCAAAACCACTTCATCTAACCAAAACCCAGTTTGAGGAGAGGGCATGGTTGAAACTTGACCGGTTTGGACTGTCTAGGGTTGTAATCTGGACCGTTCTAAAGATCAAGGATGATTCTTAGACATTTGTGATAATCCAGGGTTGAGATATGGTCTTATCTTCTTTTTTCATAACATGTGTATCTTCTCACCTTAGAAAATCCTTTGTATCTGCCCGAATGTTCTATATTTCGTCTATATTCTCAATTGTTGTGTCAGAGCACTCAATAATGGGCCAAATAAAATATAGAAAGAAAGTTTGTCAAAAACAGCTTCAAAGTGCATTCACTGATGGGCACAATAAAAATTCAAACTTTCACCACAGAGCTAGAAACAACTTGAATTGCTTCGAGGCATtacaaatttaaaaaaaaaagAGATGAGAATGAGCGATAGGATTTATAGATTGACTGCTGGGTTTGAAAGGTGGTCTTTGGCAATGATGAAACGTTTAGCTCGTTTTTGATGCTTTTGAGAGTTGTTCTATGAGACTAATTTTATGATTTTGTTTCCAACGGAAATCTCATTTGGTTAATGTCAGATTTTTGATACTTTCCAGAAATCGCCCTTTCCACTATCCGGTCTGGTGGCACGGACCTTGGCGCGAATCGGGTGCCAGGTCAGCTCTCCCGTTCGCTATTCCAACTATCATATTGAACATATGTTTATTATTTCTTTAAAAGATCGGAGCCCTTGAGGACTCAAACTCGAGCCCTCGTAACTGAGCAGCATGCACACTCTCGTCTTGCGCTGAAGCGGGCTTTGTGAACACTTGCGCACAAAGAAGTTATTGTATTTGAGTTTATTTGTTTGAATTATTATTTTCATTAGAGAGAAAAATCTCAAATTCCAGAGTTTTTCCATTTTTAAAGAACAAAAATCCTTATTGTTATATTCTTTTTTTCTCAACTTGACATGTGCATTTTTATTATACATCGCATGCCATTTATTAACACCTTGGCACTTTTTATCTTCCAAAAAATGACATTTTTATTATTAAGAGGATGCCAGTTTCATTACTAAGAGGATGACAGTTTCAATGACATGGCAATTTTTATTTATAAGCGGATTGCATTTGTACTAATAACAAGCTGACATAttttaataataataataggatgGCATTTTAATTTTTCAATGGGATGAAAAATTTTATTACCAAGCGCATGAGATTTTTTTTTAATAATAGGACGGCATTTTATCAATGAGAGAGTGGGATTTTTAATGTTGAGAGAATTGCATTTTTATTGTTAATGACATAGCAATTtcttttggggggggggggggggggggggatccaGATAATACTCTTTTTACCTAGAGGATGGCGGTTATATAAAGTAGCATGTCAATTTTACCATTTTGAGAGCATGCCATTTTATAAATTTAATTATTAACTACTCCAGTGATCTAAACACTTTTATGTTTCTTCACAGAGGGAGTATACGATGAAGTCATTATTGACCAGATCACATACGGTTACGGGTGTGCATTTCGAGCTGATTAATTATGGCATGTTGGTGCAGGAGCCTTGAATCTGAACTTGGACTTGGAAGCAGGGAAACAAGTGGTGGCCAAAGATAAGACGAGGTCCGGGAATGTTCCCAAAGTTCGTGAGCAGCTCCGTAGCGCTGACGAAGACAGCTACACGCCACACAACGTGCCGATCGGCCCTTACCATGGCAAATGTCCGTCAACTCCATGGGTTCAAAAAGAGAAGCAGCGATACGTGGGCTTCATGCAAAATCTCTCTGAGAAACACAATGATGGTGGCCTCAAGGGTCTAGTGGAGGAACTGGAGCCCCGAGCAAGGGACTGGTACGGGGACGGGGTCGACCGCATGACCTCGGAAGAGCTGGCGAGGATGCTGCTGCATGATGGGTGCTACCTGCTGGGTTGGTTGGGGAACTATCCGGGCGTCCCTCAAACATCCTGTAACGACTACAACGCGGTGTTTCGCGACACCCTTTACCTCATTGAGAACCAGGTGCCATTCTTTGTTCTTGACAAGATTCACGCGCGGGCCACAGGAGGTTCCAGTTCTCTACTCCACTACATGGCAACATATATCAAGAGTCTGCTGAGCAGGGAGGGCCACATCAGCACAGAGAAGAAGAGGCTGTCGGAGCCGCCATCCCACCTGCTACACCTGGTGCACACATTCTTCCGTCCAACCAATGGACAAATGGCAGATCCTCCAGAGCGCCCATACCAGCTGCTGCACCGAGTGCACGCGTACTTGAGCCCAACCAGCTGTTTGCAGCCAAATGGTGAGCGTGAGCGTGAGGGCGACACGGGTCGATGGCGTCGGGCGACGGAGTACTGCACGCAAGCCAACGTGCAGTTCAGGCGTCGGGACTTCGCGGCCGATGTGACTTCGATCCTCGACGTGCGCCTTAAAGGGGGCAAGCTGGACATCCCCTGCCTGCAGGTCGACGGCAAGACCTGGACGCTCCTACGTAACATGATGGCGCTGGAGGAGCATGCGGAGATGACCCAGAGGCCCGTCACGGCCTACTGCCTCTTCATGTCGCAGGTGGCGTGTACGGTGGAGGACGTCCGGCTCCTGGTTGATGCAAAGATCATCCAACACTTCGAGAGCAGCGACAAGATTGCCGCCCAAGGCTTTGCCAACCTCTGCAAGGGGGTGGTCATGGACGTCGACAACATTGACAGGAACTACCTCAAGCCCATGTGGCACGACCTGGAAAAATTATGCGACAGCAAGGCGCGTAACCTCAGGGGATCGTTCCGCCACAAGTACTGCAGCACTACTTTGCACCAAGTCGCATTCGGTATTACCGCCTTCCTGGCCATCTGTCAGTTGCTGCAATCCATCTATGCACCCATCGCCTATCATTTCCCCAAACACTAGCTAGTGGCAGACGAGCTAGCTACCTGTTGACGTACGGTACTAGTTTTATCAGCTGATGATATATAATAAGAACCTGGCAGTGTCGCGACGTGTGAATTGTTAGTTATGACCTACTCATTGTTTTTGTTAGTTATcactagcaaaagggcccgtgcgttgcaacggggtaACAAAAATATGTATTGACCACATATTACAATGAGTATTGCTAAAAAACTTAGTACAAAGAGTGAGTTGTTAAAAAAAACTCAGTACAATGAGTGTTGAGTGCATGAAGATTTTGACTGTCTCGAGTCTAGACTTGTGTAGACATGGTTGTAATATCAAGGAATTGATAGACTCTGCTTGACCTATGTTTATGAGTCATGCACATTGCCTTTATCCATCCAATACATGTTTGTTTCATGACCTAAAATGGTGAAATCAAACCAGACAGAACTGCACATGGTTACGAATTAAATCATACTCCGCTCAAGCAACCTAAACTCGGCCTTGACTCAGTGGAGTGGTGAGATGCTAGGACACGGGGATCCAATATTATTGGAGGGGCACCGAGGACAATGGCCTGCTTTACGCCAGACTTCGAGTCCTCCTCATGAGACGAGTGCGAGAGACATGCTTCTCCCTGCCAGCACGACACATCACCTACCTATAATTCCACCCTTGTTTTATTTTTGATCTTTTAACCTATAAATTCCCTACCTTCCACTAACTTGCATATTTTATAATGttttcttattttattttatgcaTTTTGATTTCATCATGCCATTTATAATGCTTCACACCAAATTAAAAACTATGAACTTTTTCAGAAAATCATTTGATCTTTCCTTCCATTTTATACAATTGCTTTTCCAAATTCCTTTTTGAGGTTTTCAAAAAATCAAATGCATTTTTATACTTCAAGTTTTGTCCCCAAACTTTCCCAATCACCATTTTATTACTTTACCAAGGTCCACCAAAAATTTTAACATATTTGTACACTTCTAAAACCTTGTCCTAGTTCTAACCTATTTGAATAAATTCAAATGTGTTTGAATTTAAACCTTGTATTGTGCACTTCTAATTTTCATGGAATaagcacatttttgtgagtccagaAAAAATAGCACCTTGCAAAAACCCCATTCCTAATCCTCTCTCGTTTTTACTCTTTATCTATCTATATTTAATAAACAGAGAAAATGTGAAAattaggggagagagagagagagagagggaaacaGCAGCGCAATATCTAAACTGGCCGCCCATTCGGCCTTAGGTCCAGCCCAGCCACACCTTAACGTAACCTAGCAATCCAATTTGTTCTGCTACTCAAAAAAAAAAGTAATCCATTCCGTTCTAAAAAAAAGCAATCCAATCGATTCCCTGGACAGCCTCGATTCCTTTCTCCCACCTCGCGCCGTCAGGGGAGGCGCCCCACGCGCGCGCCCGATCCCCGGCACTGGCCGGTTCCGCCCCACCTCGGCGAGGTTGCACAGCCGCCGGCCTCGCTCTTCCTCGCCTCACCTCAGTGCTCCTCCTCTCCTGCTTCATCGCGGCACCATGGCCAAGCCGCTCGCCTCCGTCCCCATGATGCGCATGGCCACCACTGCCGCGGCTGTCCCCTGCACCGCGCCACCGCAGCCTCGTCTGACCTCACGTCGCCGCACCACCCCTCCTTCCTCACTTCTCTCCCTCACCTCCCTGTCCCCTTTCTGCCCAGGAGCGGCGGATGCCATGGATCAGTCCGGGAAGCCGCGCTCCGGCCTTCCTCGTCGTCACCGGCGACCCCCGCCTCGCCACCCGTTTCCGGATCAGCCTCCCCAGCCCCCGTCGTGCACGTATTCGGCCCCTGCAAGCTTCAGCCGCCGCCGACGTTCTGCATCAAGCAGCCCCAAAACGAGAGCAACGCAGGGTTCTTTTTATAAAAACGAAACATTTTCTCAGAAATATCCACTTAAAAAAGTACTGCGGGTTCAATTATCAAAAAACACAAGAGCTTTTTTACAAAAGCCGACTGATTCATttcgtgctttattattagggaaagatgaTCGTGAATCTTCCTTTTCAATAACCAAGAATGTTTTCTTAGAGACTACCACTCGGATTGAGCACTAAGAAATTCAGCATCTCAAGTTACCCTGACATCATTACAGTGGGGGAATTACTTCAAGGATGATGATTTGCTGAATGACACATGAACGATAGCTAATCTCACCGCATGCTACTGTAACTTGCCCATGGATGGTGCGATGGGCATGTCGTCCAAGTTTCGCTGGACAAATGTACGTCGTCGTCTGTGTAGTAGTGCTCTTATACAGGGCCGATCTTATAATTTTAGGGGTCCGGGGTGAAATTAGAGGTCAGGGCCCCTTAGAGCGTTGCCTCTGGGATCGATTTCATAATTCTGTTTTTTAAAGGTCTTTCCTGCTTCCTGTTGATCCGAATATTCAATCTTGCTTTCAACACCCAATGAAACGAttgagagaattccttatttggtCCTTTCTTAAAATTTGCTTCCCTTTTGGCCcttaaaaaatatatatattcCCTTTTTGACACTCAATTTTCATTTTGTTCCCTTCATGACACTTCCTTCAGTTTTGGCACTTCACAATGTTAAGTCTAATGTGAAAATACCATTTTACCCCTGGTGTACTATGGGAGCAAAGTTACTTGCAAGTCAAAAGCAGTGGTAATGTGATATGTTCTGTCTTGACTACAAGAGCAAATGAAAAAAATCTACAATTTTACCACCGCGTAACGGATATGAAGCAAATCATGCTCGAGTTCATATATCACATCTTCGGATCCCTCGGCGTGGCCAGCGGCCGCCAAGACAGAGTCCGCGGTCGGCGCTGCTCCCTGATGTCTCTACGTCAACAACTCGGCTCCCAGAATACACAGGTGAGCAGCTTGTCTTGTCACgtcacacacccacacacactaAAAATACAACAGTAGCAGCATGCGCACCCAGCGCgagctgcaacacacacaagcacacaTCACGCACGCACGACACGCGGCAGCACACAGACTAGCGCACATCACACACGCACACGAAAGCACACGTGTTGCATGCCC
Coding sequences within it:
- the LOC125538729 gene encoding UPF0481 protein At3g47200-like, with translation MSSEIALSTIRSGGTDLGANRVPGALNLNLDLEAGKQVVAKDKTRSGNVPKVREQLRSADEDSYTPHNVPIGPYHGKCPSTPWVQKEKQRYVGFMQNLSEKHNDGGLKGLVEELEPRARDWYGDGVDRMTSEELARMLLHDGCYLLGWLGNYPGVPQTSCNDYNAVFRDTLYLIENQVPFFVLDKIHARATGGSSSLLHYMATYIKSLLSREGHISTEKKRLSEPPSHLLHLVHTFFRPTNGQMADPPERPYQLLHRVHAYLSPTSCLQPNGEREREGDTGRWRRATEYCTQANVQFRRRDFAADVTSILDVRLKGGKLDIPCLQVDGKTWTLLRNMMALEEHAEMTQRPVTAYCLFMSQVACTVEDVRLLVDAKIIQHFESSDKIAAQGFANLCKGVVMDVDNIDRNYLKPMWHDLEKLCDSKARNLRGSFRHKYCSTTLHQVAFGITAFLAICQLLQSIYAPIAYHFPKH